A single window of Nicotiana sylvestris chromosome 3, ASM39365v2, whole genome shotgun sequence DNA harbors:
- the LOC138888107 gene encoding uncharacterized protein — translation MKGMGIGAVLISETRQHYTVTAQLRFYCTNNMAEYEACILGLRLSIDMGVQEVLVMGDSDLLVHQTQGKWETRDLKLISYRQYLHELCQRFQSIEFKHILRIHNEVADALATLVSMLHHPNKAYVEPLQIQVRDQHTYCNVVEEELDGEPWFHDIKEYIRMGVYPIQATGDQKRAIRRLASGFFLSGGVLYKRTPNLGLLRCIDARHATSIMTEFCSKQVERDFKTHYQIPESVK, via the exons atgaaaggcatgggaataggagcggtgcttatttctgaaacaaggcAACATTAcactgttacagctcagcttcgtttttattgtacgaacaacatggcagaatatgaggcatgtatcttggggTTGAGATTATCTAtcgatatgggtgtccaggaagtcttggtcatgggtgactcggacctactggtacaccaaactcaaggaaaatgggaaacacgggacttaaagCTTATATCGTACCGACAATatttgcatgagctttgtcagcggtttcagtcgATAGAGTTCAAGCACATTCtaaggattcataatgaagtggCTGATGCGTTGGCTACACTGGTTTCGATGTTACACCATCCGAATAAGGCTTACGTGGaacctttgcagattcaggtccgcgatcaacacacttattgtaatgtggtggaagaggaacttgacggtgagccgtggtttcatgacatcaaggaatatataaGGATGGGTGTGTATCCtatacaggccacaggtgatcaaaaacgagcaattcgacggttggcaagcgggtttttccttagcggaggagtgttgtacaaaagaactccaaacctcgggttgttgagatgcattgaTGCGAGACatgccacatctatcatgactgag ttttGCTCAAAGCAAGTGGAAAGGGATTTCAAAACTCACTACCAGATTCCGGAAAGTGTAAAGTGA